From Anopheles arabiensis isolate DONGOLA chromosome 3, AaraD3, whole genome shotgun sequence, a single genomic window includes:
- the LOC120900869 gene encoding chondroitin sulfate proteoglycan 4, producing the protein MDQLQRRIRMWIFISILSLTLIDAVKVSFYGASHITIPMQESKMSTNIRLRFRTRQDNALMLVTAGRTDYALLTIDGGKIRFSFKINDSQTDLWSPGTLKINDLQWHDISISRYAANLTLQIDEYFATKTLPPKVMELNVHMGVTLGGKGDYNEPYLSALPSFRGCIADVFYNNINVFKRAREGTGHPTAHDVSWICSPEFDADRDVPISFLDDDSYSVLYKPTSRSGDRWSFEFRTIEPFGTLLSNIPRSTKHDYMMLEIVQSKLRLLVGKGSNAVELIPDRNVSDGKWHNVSITYSPMLVDIMVDETSNSATFANGSSQVIELEEDFYIGGLDAERHRKASLKLIRETESSFKGCMRNVILDDEEVGFPHFKVTHHVTVDCVWKYPCIEKQPCIISSQCQHQGIEDFICYCDQAYCIKADYGERYKIFTRSMSRVELELLEINPMEVMEGGIAFLSREFINVLFDYPEMGVKEASIVFHIVQPPKHGRVTISSYGAESNRTVTQTKFFSHIDLSTDKVKYTHNGDEHPTDHMTIDMQLMSFSRESKLPDVSGKHRFVLHVNVTPVNDPPVLQLPPNRHIRITQGISKAIGTDVLNADDPDSAPDTLIYTILMSPNSEAQQGRVEVNGKAVTTFSQSDINAGSVTYVINSKGSEDSHFDLTVQVSDGMETSPASSVRVSVLPLQLRMINNTGLVLIHKSAATITPYNLSFVPNAEEENVDMKFDVVQSPLYGNLQKLRTVDSSWVNVDSFTSSQVALGQIRYLHVTDFPQHDEFKFTVSLGPVTTPTYDFRISFTKLRIGIVRQSNMHINTKENTIRADFLFHQTTPIVTLSRNVIYTVVTAPKFGVIYVEGHPQTARPGHSFTQHEIDKNLIKYRTYRSSYGSFVDTFEFVVSVPECEDVQGKMDFIYTPPDYLAKQIVYQKREKLYVHEGNKTALSRTHFEVYFNKFNFLSFNLTHHPKHGKICLINPRTFEAKDIGTFTLQDLFLGDIHYCHDDSESTRDSFRLLILSDDETDFQYVCEIQVEITLQNDNGPYRVFDKVFHIVRDETKLLTAGDLKYDDPDIETRANDIEYRAVACTNGELYKSGKPSELFTQDDLDNGRMLFMHNGTDNGKVSFIVTDGLYEVPGSLEIEASDPFLRVRESNASIVQEGRAVLLTSSDLNIDTNLNAKPQDIEYRVMDGPNNGLLKMFVPKFDTGQLHRLNNASTAYNFSHADVLADRIVYWNRDVASMDRIKYRVGTKGVWTEGEVMIRIYPPAYWEQLRIRRNQTLFVEESTSVIISRDVLEIVHPNISPGDITYLVTTQPQHGYLEIQSITSDDEYNSKVFDQSTINAEKMFYIQAGVNQSSDYFTFDVTNGITWLRDLMMKIVIIPEHLYIQTNEIVVEEGKTVLLEPGDMVPYSEYYMGKILEYKILDHPLHGSIRAGKSSKVNRFTQKQLEAGMITYVHNGSENSSDTIRLVALSRNKESVPFILSIKILPVNDEIPQLVTNTGLHMWIGGKSMIGSNDLMAQDYDTPPENLTFFVQQMSGGYVAFKDSYNKKTHSFTQQDINSNVVYFIHDSSNQNGKVVFYVSDGVHNTTENVLHIVTNPVALEAIRNEVLHVFPLTRKQILPDQLYYKCSDDDRDVRYVVTVPPQMGRLLFEQVEFGYSNEITEFTQYDVENGRIFYEHTHPMVELKTNDSFYFDVTAPLSNSLVDQIFNIDVSVSSGGLLRFLPVPRITIEEGESAPIKLDLSKVLEYLETRAGIGAPELYIEVHPPAHGLVELEDESPEVNRFSLNDFYTNKVIYKHDHSDTVEDRIALAVFLVPGHLFLCNITIPVTINPVNDQPFHLLTPSPHISVIEGENETITSTHLLTEDADTDPRDIVYDVISGPNLGVLLKISDEGYPQDIITYGNQFTQADINENRIIYTHSGNPQSTTFYFKVSDGKFKPAYEIFNIKILPITILPGFNSQPILVQQGSNLGVLEPRHVSVETNVQKNRIMYNITKNPLGGIIIANNKPILKFSQRQLEDGKIGYMQTDMSRSNDTFQLDAFIPDTTSACLVEVSMIVQPFIIINPITITPGDRVRLSSTFIFDNPAQLKLNRYNPKITITRRPKYGWLKKIVRSTGLDYAEQQSDKEISSFTYKELKSGVIYYSARKFNQDFQSINDNFEYVLSTKTAQPGQGTVPIEIYSPSGSHDSDNDVNIVTTESVIPLDYLIAVCIAVAAIVLILITVLLLRCRSKASHKSNDLDKDNPPSLPRPPDFMTLNNRMYTPSENESLPVTNSSTPLPIISSIPHCKVIPMGGLDNTLQLDSETDDMMDMHGELLPSIGGHGYRYGYGDENDEWRSSCDVGPDVNYSTISQPQQHLLLQQHQQLLPPHQQQHMQQQQQQQQQQQILSTPQLAKANPLLRRNQYWV; encoded by the exons GTATTTTACAACAACATTAACGTGTTTAAACGCGCACGGGAAGGTACTGGGCATCCGACCGCCCACGATGTGTCGTGGATCTGCTCGCCCGAGTTCGATGCCGATCGGGACGTACCGATCAGCTTCCTGGACGACGACAGCTACAGCGTGCTGTACAAACCGACCTCACGGTCGGGCGATCGGTGGAGCTTCGAGTTTCGTACGATCGAACCGTTTGGGACGCTGCTCAGTAACATTCCACGCTCGACCAAGCACGACTACATGATGCTGGAGATCGTGCAGAGCAAGCTGCGGCTGCTGGTCGGCAAAGGATCGAACGCCGTCGAGCTGATACCGGATCGGAACGTTTCCGATGGCAAGTGGCATAACGTTTCGATTACCTACAGCCCGATGTTGGTCGAT ATTATGGTCGACGAGACGAGCAACAGTGCAACGTTCGCGAACGGCAGCAGCCAGGTGATCGAGCTGGAGGAAGACTTCTACATCGGTGGTCTCGATGCGGAGCGGCACCGGAAAGCGTCGCTCAAGCTGATCCGCGAAACCGAATCCAGCTTCAAGGGCTGCATGCGCAACGTCATCCTGGACGATGAGGAGGTCGGCTTCCCGCACTTCAAGGTGACGCACCACGTGACGGTGGACTGCGTGTGGAAGTATCCGTGCATTGAGAAGCAACCGTGCATTATCAGCTCGCAGTGCCAGCACCAGGGCATCGAGGACTTTATCTGCTACTGCGACCAGGCGTACTGCATCAAGGCGGACTACGGGGAGCGGTATAAGATCTTTACGCGCTCAATGTCCCGCGTAGAGCTGGAGCTGTTGGAGATCAACCCGATGGAGGTGATGGAGGGAGGGATTGCGTTTCTGTCGCGCGAGTTTATCAACGTGCTGTTCGATTATCCGGAGATGGGCGTTAAGGAGGCTTCGATAGTGTTTCACATCGTGCAGCCACCGAAGCATGGGCGGGTGACGATCTCTTCCTATGGCGCGGAGAGCAACAGGACCGTTACGCAGACTAAGTTTTTCTCGCATATTGATCTCAGTACGGACAAGGTGAAGTACACGCACAATGGGGATGAACATCCGACCGATCACATGACGATCGATATGCAGCTGATGTCGTTTTCGAGGGAGTCCAAGCTGCCGGACGTCTCCGGGAAGCATCGGTTTGTACTGCACGTGAATGTAACGCCGGTGAATGATCCTCCAGTGCTGCAGTTGCCACCGAATAGGCATATCCGAATTACTCAAGGTATTTCCAAGGCGATCGGTACGGATGTGTTGAATGCGGATGATCCAGACAGTGCTCCCGACACGCTCATCTACACCATCCTCATGAGTCCCAACTCAGAAGCTCAACAGGGACGGGTGGAAGTGAACGGAAAGGCAGTGACAACGTTCTCTCAGTCGGATATTAATGCGGGCAGTGTGACGTACGTGATCAACTCGAAAGGATCGGAAGATTCACACTTCGATCTAACGGTGCAGGTGTCGGATGGGATGGAAACAAGCCCAGCGAGCTCGGTGCGTGTCTCTGTACTGCCACTGCAGCTGAGAATGATCAACAATACGGGGTTGGTGTTGATACACAAGTCAGCTGCTACGATCACTCCGTACAATCTTTCGTTCGTACCGAATGCTGAGGAAGAGAATGTTGATATGAA GTTCGATGTTGTGCAGTCGCCACTGTACGGAAACTTACAGAAGCTCCGAACGGTGGACTCTTCGTGGGTAAATGTTGACTCCTTCACCAGCAGCCAGGTAGCGTTGGGGCAGATACGATATCTACACGTCACAGACTTCCCTCAACATGACGAATTTAAG TTCACGGTATCTCTCGGTCCAGTCACGACCCCAACGTATGATTTTCGAATATCCTTCACCAAACTACGCATCGGCATCGTGCGACAATCCAACATGCACATCAACACGAAAGAAAACACGATCCGGGCGGATTTTCTCTTCCACCAAACGACTCCAATCGTAACGCTTTCCCGTAACGTCATCTACACCGTCGTAACGGCACCGAAATTCGGTGTAATTTACGTCGAAGGACATCCCCAAACGGCTCGCCCGGGGCACTCCTTTACCCAGCACGAGATCGATAAGAATCTTATCAAATATCGTACCTACCGGTCGTCATACGGTAGCTTCGTCGATACGTTCGAGTTCGTCGTATCGGTGCCGGAGTGTGAAGATGTTCAGGGGAAGATGGACTTTATCTACACCCCGCCCGACTATCTCGCCAAACAGATCGTGTACCAGAAGCGCGAGAAGCTGTACGTACACGAGGGCAACAAGACGGCACTGTCGCGAACGCACTTTGAGGTGTACTTTAACAAGTTTAACTTTCTTTCGTTTAACCTGACGCATCACCCGAAGCATGGCAAGATATGTTTGATAAATCCACGCACGTTTGAGGCGAAAGATATTGGAACGTTCACGCTGCAGGATCTGTTCCTGGGGGACATTCACTACTGTCACGATGATTCGGAGTCTACGAGGGATAGCTTCCGGTTGCTGATCCTTTCGGATGATGAGACGGACTttcagtatgtgtgtgagataCAGGTGGAGATCACGCTGCAGAATGATAATGGGCCGTACCGGGTGTTTGATAAGGTGTTCCATATAGTGCGCGATGAGACGAAGTTGCTCACTGCCGGGGACTTGAAGTACGACGATCCGGACATTGAGACGCGAGCAAACGATATCGAGTATCGGGCGGTTGCCTGTACGAACGGGGAGCTGTACAAAAGTGGCAAACCTTCGGAGTTGTTCACGCAAGACGATCTTGACAATGGACGGATGCTGTTCATGCACAATGGGACGGATAATGGAAAGGTTTCGTTCATTGTGACGGACGGACTGTACGAAGTACCCGGTTCGTTGGAGATCGAAGCATCGGATCCATTTCTGCGCGTTCGCGAATCCAATGCCTCGATCGTGCAGGAAGGTCGAGCGGTACTGCTCACGAGCAGTGATCTTAACATCGATACGAACTTAAATGCGAAACCACAAGATATCGAGTATAGGGTAATGGATGGACCAAACAATGGGCTGCTGAAGATGTTTGTGCCAAAGTTTGATACAGGGCAGCTGCATCGGCTTAACAATGCATCGACCGCATACAACTTCTCCCACGCGGACGTACTAGCCGATAGGATCGTGTACTGGAACCGGGATGTGGCATCCATGGACAGGATCAAGTACCGGGTGGGGACGAAAGGTGTGTGGACGGAAGGCGAGGTGATGATCCGGATCTATCCACCGGCTTACTGGGAGCAGCTACGCATTCGGCGCAACCAGACACTGTTTGTTGAGGAGTCGACCAGTGTGATCATATCACGCGATGTACTTGAG ATTGTACATCCGAACATCTCACCAGGCGATATAACGTACCTGGTAACGACACAGCCCCAGCACGGCTATCTCGAGATACAATCGATCACCTCCGACGACGAGTACAACTCGAAGGTGTTTGATCAGTCAACGATCAATGCAGAGAAGATGTTCTACATACAGGCTGGTGTGAATCAGTCGTCCGATTACTTTACGTTCGATGTTACGAATGGGATTACGTGGTTGCGTGATTTGATGATGAAGATTGTCATCATTCCGGAGCACTTGTACATCCAAACCAACGAGATCGTTGTGGAAGAAG GAAAAACGGTACTACTAGAGCCTGGAGATATGGTACCCTACTCAGAGTACTACATGGGCAAGATCCTGGAGTACAAAATACTGGACCATCCACTGCACGGGAGCATACGGGCGGGAAAATCTTCAAAAGTGAATCGGTTTACCCAGAAACAGCTGGAAGCGGGTATGATCACGTACGTGCACAATGGTAGCGAGAACTCGTCCGATACGATCCGGTTGGTGGCGTTGAGCCGGAACAAGGAGAGCGTACCGTTCATCCTGTCGATCAAGATACTGCCCGTGAACGACGAGATACCGCAGCTGGTCACCAACACCGGGCTGCACATGTGGATCGGTGGAAAATCGATGATTGGCAGCAATGATCTAA TGGCCCAAGACTACGACACTCCACCGGAAAATCTGACCTTCTTCGTGCAGCAGATGTCCGGCGGGTACGTTGCGTTTAAGGACAGCTACAACAAGAAGACGCACTCCTTCACGCAGCAGGACATCAACAGCAACGTGGTGTACTTCATCCACGATAGCAGCAACCAGAACGGGAAGGTCGTGTTCTACGTCAGTGACGGTGTCCACAACACCACAGAAAATGTGCTCCACATCGTCACGAACCCGGTCGCACTGGAAGCGATTCGGAATGAGGTGCTGCATGTGTTCCCGCTTACCCGCAAGCAGATTCTCCCCGACCAGCTGTACTACAAATGTTCGGACGATGATCGGGACGTGCGGTACGTTGTGACGGTTCCACCACAGATGGGCCGGTTGCTGTTCGAGCAGGTGGAGTTTGGCTACTCGAACGAGATAACCGAGTTCACGCAGTACGATGTGGAGAATGGGCGCATCTTCTACGAGCATACGCACCCGATGGTGGAGCTGAAGACAAACGATTCCTTCTACTTTGACGTGACAGCACCGCTGTCGAACAGTTTAGTCGATCAGATCTTCAACATTGACGTTTCGGTGTCGTCCGGTGGTCTGTTGCGCTTCCTCCCCGTTCCGAGGATCACCATCGAGGAGGGCGAATCAGCACCAATCAAGCTGGATCTTTCCAAGGTACTGGAATACCTGGAAACGCGCGCCGGCATCGGTGCCCCCGAGCTCTACATCGAAGTCCATCCGCCCGCCCACGGGCTGGTCGAGCTGGAGGACGAAAGCCCGGAGGTGAACCGGTTCTCGCTGAACGATTTCTACACCAACAAGGTGATCTACAAGCACGACCACTCGGACACGGTCGAGGACCGGATCGCGCTGGCCGTGTTTCTCGTGCCGGGTCATCTGTTCCTCTGCAACATCACCATTCCAGTGACGATCAATCCCGTCAACGATCAGCCATTCCATCTGCTCACGCCCTCTCCACACATTTCCGTGATCGAGGGTGAAAATGAAACGATCACCTCGACCCACCTGCTTACCGAGGACGCCGATACGGATCCGCGCGACATCGTGTACGATGTGATTAGTGGGCCGAACCTGGGCGTGCTGTTGAAGATATCGGACGAGGGCTATCCGCAGGACATCATCACGTACGGCAATCAGTTTACGCAAGCGGACATTAACGAGAACCGCATCATCTACACGCATTCGGGCAATCCGCAGTCGACGACGTTCTACTTCAAGGTGTCGGATGGCAAGTTTAAGCCGGCGTACGAAATATTTAACATCAAAATACTACCGATCACGATCCTGCCCGGGTTCAACAGCCAGCCGATACTGGTGCAGCAGGGTTCAAACTTGGGTGTGCTGGAACCCCGTCACGTGTCCGTTGAGACGAACGTGCAGAAGAACCGAATCATGTACAACATCACGAAGAACCCGCTGGGAGGTATTATCATTGCGAACAATAAGCCAATACTGAAGTTTAGCCAGCGGCAGCTAGAGGACGGCAAGATCGGGTACATGCAGACGGACATGAGCCGGTCGAACGATACGTTCCAGCTGGATGCGTTCATACCGGACACGACCTCGGCGTGCCTGGTGGAGGTTAGCATGATCGTTCAAccgttcatcatcatcaacccgatcacgatcacgccGGGCGATCGGGTACGGCTCAGCTCGACGTTTATCTTCGACAATCCGGCCCAGCTGAAGCTGAATCGCTACAATCCGAAGATAACGATCACGCGACGGCCCAAGTACGGGTGGTTGAAGAAGATTGTGCGCAGCACGGGGCTGGATTATGCAGAGCAGCAGAGTGATAAGGAGATTAGTTCCTTCACGTACAAAGAGCTGAAGAGTGGCGTGATCTACTATTCGGCGCGTAAATTCAATCAGGACTTTCAGTCCATCAATGATAACTTCGAGTACGTGCTGTCGACCAAGACGGCCCAGCCGGGTCAGGGGACGGTACCGATCGAGATCTACTCACCGTCCGGATCGCACGACAGCGACAATGACGTCAACATCGTCACCACGGAGTCTGTAATCCCGCTGGACTATCTGATTGCCGTTTGCATTGCCGTCGCTGCGATCGTGTTGATCCTCATCACCGTTCTTCTGCTCCGCTGTCGCTCAAAGGCATCGCACAAGAGCAACGATCTGGACAAGGACAATCCACCGTCTCTCCCGCGACCGCCCGACTTTATGACGCTAAACAATCGAATGTACACACCGTCGGAGAATGAATCACTGCCCGTGACAAACTCCTCCACTCCGCTACcgatcatcagcagcatcccACACTGCAAGGTCATACCGATGGGTGGGCTCGACAACACACTGCAGCTCGACTCCGAAACGGACGATATGATGGATATGCACGGCGAGCTATTGCCCAGCATCGGTGGCCACGGGTACCGGTACGGGTACGGCGACGAGAACGACGAGTGGAGATCGTCCTGTGACGTTGGGCCGGACGTAAACTACTCCACGATctcgcagccgcagcagcatctgctgctgcagcaacacCAACAGTTGCTACCAccgcatcaacagcagcatatgcaacagcaacagcagcagcaacagcagcaacaaatccTTTCAACGCCACAGTTGGCTAAGGCGAATCCACTACTCCGCCGCAACCAGTATTGGGTCTAG